In Cryptomeria japonica chromosome 10, Sugi_1.0, whole genome shotgun sequence, a genomic segment contains:
- the LOC131050897 gene encoding uncharacterized protein LOC131050897, which yields MAASSLDSREKIISSYESGQNNLQNLEKLGAMILHGVDATTMNKLEIIKERRFDRIIFNFPHAGFFWNEKDNRVIKKHRHLLNMFFKNGMTMLNKMGEIHVTHKEQDPYDKWKLVEEAEKCGLVLKESVEFDKADYPGYTNRRGAGSRIGETFFLGECRTYMFILSSNDHIHSAQPKMSLQGHLQILKAAILELESESQNRKAAETTKAKLDSSCNELRTVADKALKERDESRALRKKAKITKQKEKIARELGEALRLQEECKANLEFSFNELRPVIDETLKNVLFDELMKFTDETFKERDEFKRQKDEALLEKENITKQLAEILRLKEDVVKQRDVSIRKLEFERKTRIDAESANNELRSVLEKTSKERDGFRNKKDEVLGEQENIAKQLTEALRFKEDVVKEKAEEKKFSFLLLFLCIFIYFYYYHWKIS from the exons ATGGCTGCCTCCTCTCTTGACAGTAGAG AGAAGATCATAAGTTCGTATGAGTCTGGCCAAAATAACCTTcagaatttggaaaaacttggagcAATGATATTGCATGGCGTTGATGCAACAACAATGAATAAGCTCGAGATTATCAAAGAAAGAAGGTTTGATAGAATTATCTTCAATTTCCCTCATGCAGGTTTTTTTTGGAATGAAAAGGATAACAGAGTTATCAA AAAACACCGCCATTTGTTGAACATGTTCTTCAAAAATGGAATGACCATGCTTAACAAAATGGGAGAAATCCATGTTACCCACAAAGAACAAGATCCTTATGACAAGTGGAAACTGGTGGAAGAAGCAGAAAAATGTGGGCTGGTTTTAAAAGAATCAGTGGAGTTTGACAAAGCAGATTATCCTGGCTATACCAATAGAAGAGGAGCTGGATCTAGAATTGGCGAGACTTTCTTCTTGGGAGAGTGTAGAACCTACATGTTCATTTTAAG CAGTAATGACCATATACATTCTGCTCAGCCCAAAATGTCTTTGCAAGGTCATCTACAGATCCTTAAAGCAGCCATTTTGGAGCTTGAATCTGAAAGCCAAAATAGaaaggcagctgaaactacaaaAGCGAAATTGGATTCTTCATGTAATGAATTAAGGACAGTCGCAGATAAAGCATTAAAGGAAAGAGATGAATCTAGAGCTTTAAGAAAAAAGGCAAAAATTACCAAACAGAAAGAAAAGATTGCCAGAGAATTAGGCGAGGCCTTGCGATTGCAAGAGGAATGCAAAGCAAATTTGGAATTTTCATTTAATGAGCTGAGGCCAGTTATAGATGAAACATTGAAGAATGTTTTATTTGATGAGCTGATGAAATTTACAGATGAAACATTTAAAGAAAGAGATGAATTTAAGAGGCAAAAAGATGAAgctttgctagaaaaggaaaatattaCCAAACAATTAGCTGAAATTTTGAGATTGAAAGAAGATGTGGTTAAGCAGAGAGATGTAAGTATTCGGAAgctagagtttgaaaggaaaaccAGAATTGATGCTGAATCTGCAAATAATGAGTTGAGGTCAGTTTTAGAAAAAACATCAAAGGAAAGAGATGGGTTTCGAAATAAAAAAGATGAAGTTTTGGGAGAACAGGAAAATATTGCCAAACAGTTAACTGAAGCTTTGAGATTCAAAGAAGATGTGGTTAAGGAAAAAGCTGAGGAAAAgaagttttcttttcttttgttatttttgtgtatttttatatatttttattattatcattgGAAAATTAGTTGa